The Humulus lupulus chromosome 3, drHumLupu1.1, whole genome shotgun sequence genome window below encodes:
- the LOC133824510 gene encoding uncharacterized protein At4g02000-like, whose translation MASSSTLPEKIFEISLFEEDEGGLAIQEGDVAAVDDSDFNWRLCLVGRFIAPGSLDFPSMQQTLAALWKPGKGVYMKELDTNKFLFQFFHEIDIKRVIDGSPWFFNQRVLVISRMESNCNPRLISLNTLDLWVQVHDLPIGFMTSRILEAVGGFIGKFKESCPKNFMGVWRDYMRIRITIDLNLPLKRRMRIRKGDNEWIWVTFKYENGPTFCFICGRIGHLEKFCPKKFELPEEEIVQPYGEWMRAPFRRQTNPMAP comes from the coding sequence ATGGCTTCTTCTAGTACGCTGCCAGAGAAGATATTCGAGATCAGTTTGTTTGAGGAAGATGAGGGCGGTCTGGCTATTCAGGAGGGTGATGTTGCGGCAGTGGACGACAGCGATTTCAATTGGAGGCTATGCCTTGTTGGTCGATTCATCGCTCCAGGGTCTTTGGATTTCCCTTCAATGCAACAAACGTTAGCTGCCTTATGGAAACCAGGCAAGGGGGTGTACATGAAGGAGCTTGATACTAACAAATTCCTATTTCAGTTCTTTCACGAAATAGATATCAAACGTGTTATAGATGGCAGTCCATGGTTCTTTAATCAGAGAGTCCTAGTGATCTCACGGATGGAGAGTAATTGCAATCCACGCCTAATCTCCTTGAACACATTGGATCTCTGGGTCCAGGTGCACGACCTACCTATAGGCTTTATGACTTCCAGAATTCTTGAAGCAGTCGGTGGTTTTATTGGCAAATTCAAGGAATCGTGTCCTAAAAATTTCATGGGTGTTTGGAGGGATTATATGCGAATTAGAATTACCATTGACCTGAACTTGCCCCTCAAGAGAAGGATGCGCATCCGTAAAGGTGACAATGAGTGGATATGGGTTACGTTCAAATATGAGAACGGTCCTACGTTCTGTTTTATCTGTGGACGGATTGGTCATTTAGAAAAATTTTGCCCAAAAAAATTTGAACTGCCTGAGGAAGAAATCGTCCAGCCATACGGTGAGTGGATGAGAGCTCCATTCCGTCGTCAGACCAACCCAATGGCTCCGTAG